From the Carassius carassius chromosome 45, fCarCar2.1, whole genome shotgun sequence genome, one window contains:
- the ugt5d1 gene encoding UDP glucuronosyltransferase 5 family, polypeptide D1: MKSLSNQAHFIVGLFLAFSVFTLSCSGGKILLYPVDGSHWVNMKVLIEELHSRGHSITVIRPKSSWYITEKSPLYTSITIADEISESDNFFDEYLSKVIEIERGDASGLSFLKLQVDLFSMLSKAHYIICKMVSAVLEDKMLVKRLQDDRYDLVLTDPALAGGVIVAHYLKLPLVLNVRWITAGEGHFAIAPSPMSYVPLPGSGHTDKMSFTQRVKNVLFQSFTFFQDRFVVGPHYDALIDKYLDYKTDIVSLIQAADIWLMRTDFVFEFPRPTMPNVVYMGGFQCKPSKPLPADLEAFVQSSGDHGFIIMSLGTLVKSIPADMANGIAAAFASLPQKVIWRHLGDRPSTVGNNTLIVDWIPQNDLLGHSKIKAFVAHGGTNGVQEAIYHGVPILGIPLFFDQFDNLIRIQEKGAGKILKLSEFSGHNFGKALWQLLSSTSYRTNMQRLSTLHRDQQMRPLDSAVFWIEYVMRNKGATHLRSEFYKMPWYSYHSVDVLLVLFTVVVVFVFSTVAIIRYVCYKTCCKRKIKNE, translated from the coding sequence ATGAAGTCACTTTCCAACCAGGCACACTTCATTGTTGGGTTATTTTTggcattttctgttttcactcTGAGCTGCAGCGGAGGTAAAATTTTACTGTACCCTGTCGACGGAAGTCACTGGGTCAATATGAAAGTTCTGATAGAAGAGCTGCACTCCAGGGGCCACAGCATCACCGTGATCCGACCCAAATCCAGCTGGTACATCACAGAAAAGTCCCCTCTCTACACTTCCATCACAATCGCAGATGAAATAAGTGAATCTGATAACTTTTTTGATGAGTATCTATCTAAAGTGATAGAAATAGAAAGAGGCGATGCTTCTGGACTGTCATTCTTGAAGCTCCAGGTTGATTTGTTCTCCATGTTATCAAAAGCACACTATATTATATGTAAAATGGTATCGGCTGTTTTGGAAGATAAGATGCTTGTGAAAAGACTTCAGGATGATCGGTACGACCTGGTGCTCACCGATCCTGCATTAGCAGGTGGCGTGATTGTAGCGCATTATCTAAAACTCCCTCTTGTTCTCAATGTACGCTGGATCACAGCTGGTGAAGGACATTTTGCTATAGCACCATCTCCAATGTCTTATGTACCTTTACCAGGCTCTGGCCATACAGATAAAATGAGTTTCACTCAAAgggttaaaaatgttttatttcagagCTTTACTTTCTTCCAGGACAGATTCGTGGTTGGTCCACACTATGATGCTCTAATAGATAAGTATTTGGATTACAAAACGGACATTGTTAGCCTCATTCAAGCTGCTGATATTTGGCTCATGAGGACTGATTTTGTCTTTGAGTTCCCAAGACCAACCATGCCAAATGTTGTTTACATGGGTGGATTTCAATGCAAACCCTCCAAGCCTCTTCCTGCAGATCTGGAAGCATTTGTGCAGAGCTCAGGAGACCACGGCTTTATTATTATGTCATTGGGAACACTTGTTAAAAGTATCCCTGCCGACATGGCTAACGGTATTGCAGCCGCTTTTGCTAGTTTACCTCAGAAAGTCATCTGGAGACATCTTGGAGATCGGCCATCCACTGTGGGCAACAACACTCTTATCGTGGACTGGATACCACAGAACGACCTCCTGGGACATTCCAAGATCAAAGCGTTTGTAGCCCACGGAGGAACCAATGGAGTGCAGGAAGCCATATACCACGGGGTCCCGATCCTGGGCATCCCTTTGTTCTTCGACCAGTTTGACAACTTAATACGCATCCAGGAGAAAGGAGCGGGGAAGATACTTAAGTTGTCAGAGTTCAGTGGTCATAATTTTGGAAAAGCCCTATGGCAATTGCTCAGTAGCACCTCTTACAGGACGAACATGCAGAGACTCTCTACTCTTCACAGGGACCAGCAGATGAGGCCTTTGGACTCAGCTGTTTTCTGGATCGAGTATGTGATGAGGAATAAAGGAGCGACTCACCTGCGCTCAGAGTTCTACAAGATGCCGTGGTACTCGTACCATTCTGTGGATGTCTTGTTGGTTCTCTTcactgttgttgttgtgtttgtgttttctacGGTTGCAATAATCCGATATGTATGTTATAAAACATGCTGTAagcgaaaaataaaaaatgaatga